The nucleotide window TCGATGTGCCTCACTGCCACGTTCATGCCTCCCGAAATCTTGCTCTCCTCCCTCAGCTTCACGTAGAACTGGTTGATCAGCCCCAGATGCTTCTCCGGGAGCTCAGGCCTGATGCGCTCGCGAGCGTATCGAATGTACTCCCTGAGGAACTGGCAGTCCACTTTAGGCCTTGTATCGGCTTCAGGCATGAGGTTGTCGGTGAGTTCGTATTGCTCCTTGTAGGGATGGTTCTTGATGTGCAGGTTGATGACGAATGTGCTGAGGTTGTAGTCGATGTCCTCGTTGACCTCGTCGCGGATGACGTTGAGAATGTCGAACCTGGAGAGGATTGGGTCGGAAAGGTCGATGTTTTCGCTAAAGGAGAGCTGGGAGTTATAGCGACCCTGTAGCGGATTGGCTGCAGCTATAACTGAGCATCGTGCTCTCAGCGTGGTAACGATGCCTGCCTTAGAGATCGAAATAGACTGCTGCTCCATGGCTTCGTGGATGGAGGTGCGGTCGTGCTCGTTCATCTTGTCAAACTCATCAATAAGGCAAACTCCCTTGTCAGCCAAGACCAGTGCTCCTGCCTCCAGCTTCCACTCGTTGGTCGAGTGGTCCCGCTTCACGCTGGCAGTAAGGCCTACCGCCGAGGCTCCCTTTCCCGTCGTGTAGATGGATCGGTAGAAGATCTTCTGCACGCTTTTGAGGAATTGGGACTTGGCAATGCCAGGATCGCCCAGCAAAAGCACGTTGATGTCGCCCCTGATGCGGTGGGTGCCCTCCACCACCCTCTAGATGCCTCCGAACATGGCCATCGTGAGCGCGCGCTTGATGTTGTAGTGTCCGTAAATGGAGGGCGCGATGGACTGGTAAATGACTTCATCGAGGTTTTCAGTTTTGGAGAATTTGAGAATCTTCTCCTCCATGCCTTCGTCGAGGTCGTGCTTGTCGCTCTCGAGCATCTTGGTGACGCTGTTGGCTTCGATGAGGGTGACGAAGAGGGGGAAGCCCTGGCGGATGTTGAGGTAGCACTCGTACCGGTTCATGTAGACGCCAGTGACTTCGATGTAGTCGCCGGGACGAGCCACGTCGATGTTGTCGCCGAACAGCACCACTTCCTTGCTGCGCGGGATCCTTCCGGGCAGCACTTCCGAGGGCGCTTCCTGCAGCGTGATCTTCTGGTAGTTGCGGTAGATGGTCTTCTGCTTGTCGATGGGGAAGGGACCGTTGGACTGGCAGGAGGTGCAGCTGCCCAGGCGGATGTCGTTGATGCTGTTGATGTAGAAGGGGCCCTTCAGGAAACCGCACTTCACGCACTTGTATATAATCTTCTTCAATTGGCTGAAGACCTCGCTCCGAATAGTCACCACTCCTTGGACTAAATCGCAGAATAGGTACTCCTGATGAGCTTGCCGAGGTGGGCGTGGCGCAAGTCTCTGATGTAGTCGATGATGGGCAGGTCCCTGATCTTGATGAAGACTTCGGGGAAGATGTTCTTGTAGCTGTGGTAGGCCTTGCAGGCGATGGAGTAGGTGATGGCGTTGAGCTCGGGCAGGATGAGGGAGGGCTCGAGTCCCACCCACATGGCGATGGTGGGGAGGGCCTCCTTGAGGTGGGTGTAGCTGATCTCGATGGACTGCTTGTTGGCGATGCACATCTCCTTGATCCTGGTCGAGTAGATCGGCATTTCGCCCTCGCCCTTGAAGTTGTTGATGAACTTGGTGAACTTGAACTTTATGTACTTCATCGTCTCCTCCTCCTTGATCCACTGCGGCAACTTCCCCTTCACCTCCTCCGCGTCCAGGAAGCGCCGCTCGTCCACCTCCTCGTCCTCCTCCGCGAAGTAGATCACCTTGCGCCGGCTCTGGTCGCGCAGGTCGTCGGATAGGTTGTCGGAAAGGTAGTCGTCCACTTCCGCCATCATGTTGGACTGGTCGCGCTGCTAAAGCACTCGCTCGGCCTTCCTGCGCGCGCGGGGATCGTCCTCGATGTTCTCCTCGTCGTCGATTCCCTCCTCCTAGTAGTTGTCAAGCTCCTTGATATTGATTTTGGTACGGGGATGGCTTGATAGTCGCGCTCGGCATCGTCTTCCAAATCTTCTCCGTCGTCGTCGCTGTGGTGGATGGGGGTGTTGTCGAcgtcctccacctcctccctcACCTCCTCCGCCTCGTCTCCCGACTCGCCCTGGGCATCTGGTCTGCGTCTCGGCATTACTTCAAATTAGTCAATATAGCAATATAGTTAATCATAGCACAGACTTATATAACACCTCCCGCAACATCCTTCACTTCAATTCTCAATTCTCTATCCCCATCCCAAAATTGCATCCCGCCTGCACAAAAAAGCAGAATATCAGGTCGGTCAGGTGAAGATGATGGCAGCCCAGATCTTGGTGGAGGTCTTGAAGACTTCCTCGTTGAGCTTGTGGAAGGGAGAGTGGAGGGGGAATTTCGATTCCTTGTTGCTTGGGTCGATGGAGTCGGCAGGCGCAGAGCCCACCGCGATGTAGCAGGACGGCTTCCTCTCTGAAAACTCGCAGAAGTCCTCTCCCGCGAAGGATTTCTCGTTCTCATCTACGATGAGTCCCTTTATGCTGGCCTCCAGCTTCTTCCTGGTGGAGGCAGTGAGCGCCTAGTCGTTTACGACTGGCCTGTAGCTGCCCGCCGTGAACTTGACGCTAGAAGTGGCTCCGTATGCTGCACACAGACCCTCCGTCAGCTTGGTGACGGTTTGCTCCAGATGGTGGAAAGAGTCCATTGAGGTGACTCTCACGCTGGCGGATAGCTAGAAATGGTCAGATACTTTGGCGACCGTGCCGCCTCCTGCGACCTGCTTGACGACCAGAGTGGCGCCCTCGAGAGGAGGCACCTTCATGCCGATCAGCGAGTAGAGCTGCGTGACCAGCGTGCACCCGATGAAATTGGCATCCACTCCCACGTTGGGCATCATGCAGTGCGCAGACTTCCCCTCTATGCTGATCGCTAGGCTGGAAGTAAGCGCAGTCACTGCTCCCTTCCCCAACGCTATTGTGCCAGGGTATGCTGCGTTCATGAAGTGGATGGCGTAGCATTCGTCTACGTGGTCCAGCAAGTCCGGCTTGGCTTTGAAGAGCTTGCTGGCGCCCGCTTTGCCCTCCTCTCCCGGCTGGAAGCAGAAAATCACGTTCCTCCTCAACTGGTCCCGATGTTTTGCAGTGTATCTGAGCGCTACCAGCAGGGAAGCCATGTGTCCATCGTGACCGCATGCGTGGTGGATTCCCTCGTTGGTGGAGCTGAAAGGCAGGCCTGATTTCTCCTTGAACTTGAGAGCGTCAAGCTCGCAGCGGAGCAGGATGGTATTGGTGGGGTGGGGAACGGTGATCCTGGCGATGATGGCAGTGCGGATATCAGGGAGGGGCGGATCTACTTCTACGCCATCGATTCCCTTCATGAGGTCCCTCAGATACTGGGCGGTGTCCTTCTATTCCAGTCCGAGCTAAGGGTTCTGGTGGATGTGCCTATATATGGTTACACACTCTGGAGCTTCCTTCTCAATCCCCTCCACCAGTGAATTCCCATATGTCTCCATATATCTTTTCTATACTAGTTACAATAATATTAAGTTACGAAAGCTAAAA belongs to Nymphaea colorata isolate Beijing-Zhang1983 unplaced genomic scaffold, ASM883128v2 scaffold0744, whole genome shotgun sequence and includes:
- the LOC116245568 gene encoding LOW QUALITY PROTEIN: DNA replication licensing factor MCM2-like (The sequence of the model RefSeq protein was modified relative to this genomic sequence to represent the inferred CDS: deleted 2 bases in 1 codon; substituted 1 base at 1 genomic stop codon), coding for MAEVDDYLSDNLSDDLRDQSRRKVIYFAEEDEEVDERRFLDAEEVKGKLPQWIKEEETMKYIKFKFTKFINNFKGEGEMPIYSTRIKEMCIANKQSIEISYTHLKEALPTIAMWVGLEPSLILPELNAITYSIACKAYHSYKNIFPEVFIKIRDLPIIDYIRDLRHAHLGKLIRSTYSAIVQGVVTIRSEVFSQLKKIIYKCVKCGFLKGPFYINSINDIRLGSCTSCQSNGPFPIDKQKTIYRNYQKITLQEAPSEVLPGRIPRSKEVVLFGDNIDVARPGDYIEVTGVYMNRYECYLNIRQGFPLFVTLIEANSVTKMLESDKHDLDEGMEEKILKFSKTENLDEVIYQSIAPSIYGHYNIKRALTMAMFGGIXRVVEGTHRIRGDINVLLLGDPGIAKSQFLKSVQKIFYRSIYTTGKGASAVGLTASVKRDHSTNEWKLEAGALVLADKGVCLIDEFDKMNEHDRTSIHEAMEQQSISISKAGIVTTLRARCSVIAAANPLQGRYNSQLSFSENIDLSDPILSRFDILNVIRDEVNEDIDYNLSTFVINLHIKNHPYKEQYELTDNLMPEADTRPKVDCQFLREYIRYARERIRPELPEKHLGLINQFYVKLREESKISGGMNVAVRHIESIIRVAIGKVASIQLAPRCTCALSDNKTGKIEAGTKVAAGMETKFVVRFSPEAKIDYKYELIVVTEREKFIVPIVAIGKRAMIDFPDVLDFGPCPVKFNTEKPVIIRNLGEKTTKWNL
- the LOC116245569 gene encoding uncharacterized protein LOC116245569, giving the protein MKGIDGVEVDPPLPDIRTAIIARITVPHPTNTILLRCELDALKFKEKSGLPFSSTNEGIHHACGHDGHMASLLVALRYTAKHRDQLRRNVIFCFQPGEEGKAGASKLFKAKPDLLDHVDECYAIHFMNAAYPGTIALGKGAVTALTSSLAISIEGKSAHCMMPNVGVDANFIGCTLVTQLYSLIGMKVPPLEGATLVVKQVAGGGTVAKALTASTRKKLEASIKGLIVDENEKSFAGEDFCEFSERKPSCYIAVGSAPADSIDPSNKESKFPLHSPFHKLNEEVFKTSTKIWAAIIFT